The Vigna unguiculata cultivar IT97K-499-35 chromosome 6, ASM411807v1, whole genome shotgun sequence genome contains a region encoding:
- the LOC114186681 gene encoding glycine-rich protein 5, protein MNPTITFLFFFTLLLIASPSVATRPASNPNQVKHSKDTNNNQGGAGAGAGGGLGGAAGPGGFFGPGGGFSIPGFGNGFGNGIVGGGYGSGYGGPNGGSSKGGIVRPSVVCKERGPCFQKKVTCPAKCFSSFSRSGKGYGGGGGGGGCTIDCKKKCIAYC, encoded by the coding sequence atgaaCCCCACAATcacctttctcttcttcttcaccCTTCTCCTCATAGCATCACCCTCCGTCGCAACCCGACCCGCATCCAACCCTAATCAAGTGAAGCACTCCAAAGACACCAACAACAACCAAGGTGGTGCTGGTGCCGGTGCTGGTGGTGGTCTTGGTGGTGCAGCTGGTCCAGGTGGGTTCTTCGGCCCCGGTGGGGGCTTCAGCATACCCGGATTCGGAAACGGGTTTGGGAACGGCATCGTGGGAGGAGGGTACGGATCCGGGTACGGAGGTCCGAATGGAGGGTCCTCTAAAGGTGGCATCGTAAGACCAAGCGTTGTGTGCAAAGAAAGAGGCCCTTGTTTCCAGAAGAAGGTCACGTGTCCAGCCAAGTGCTTCTCCTCCTTCAGCCGCTCCGGCAAGGGCTacggcggcggcggcggtggCGGCGGCTGTACCATTGACTGCAAAAAGAAATGCATCGCTTATTGCTAA
- the LOC114188796 gene encoding PAP-specific phosphatase HAL2-like, protein MSSYFSSFGTKIPRMGKGYDDVFTVTKTKHAVKQPVSWSNYKVPCNLSKQHIGFVSKFPVMEEEQQKRLDVLAELSEDYSEELEVAVRAVQMASSLCQRVQDTIISNQNQVQSKDDDSPVTVADWSVQAIVSWMLSECLGSQNVSIVAEEDVQSLSKANSSELLEAVVETVNQCLTEAPRFGVQEPKCGLSTSDVLEIIGRCSSTGGPTGRFWVLDPVDGTLGFVRGDQYAVALALIEDGEVKLGVLGCPNYPMRKEWLSYHHRYHRIISKLTPPTAETWNKGCVLYAKRGSGKAWMQPLLHVNKMFVWPNHAKQVSVSPIDNPALATFCEPVEKANSSHSFTAGLAHTIGLRKQPLRVYSMVKYAAIARGDAEVFMKFARAGYKEKIWDHAAGVIIIQEAGGMVTDAGGLPLDFSKGIYLEGLDRGIVACSGATLHAKIIDAVDASWGSSGL, encoded by the exons ATGTCTTCATATTTTTCAAGCTTTGGTACAAAAATCCCACGTATGGGGAAGGGGTACGATGATGTCTTCACAGTGACCAAGACCAAGCATGCAGTGAAGCAACCAGTTTCATGGTCCAACTATAAAGTGCCCTGCAACCTCTCAAAGCAGCACATTGGTTTTGTGTCAAAATTTCCCGTGATGGAGGAGGAGCAGCAGAAGAGGTTGGATGTTTTGGCCGAGTTATCAGAGGATTATTCCGAGGAATTGGAGGTGGCTGTTAGAGCAGTGCAGATGGCGTCTTCCCTCTGCCAGAGAGTGCAGGACACTATAATTTCCAATCAAAATCAGGTGCAGTCCAAGGATGATGATTCTCCGGTTACAGTAGCAG ATTGGAGTGTTCAAGCAATTGTGAGCTGGATGTTGTCAGAATGTTTAGGGAGTCAAAATGTGTCGATTGTTGCTGAAGAAGATGTTCAAAGTCTGTCCAAAGCTAATTCATCTGAACTGTTAGAAGCCGTGGTTGAAACTGTGAATCAATGTCTAACTGAAGCACCTCGATTTGGAGTTCAGGAGCCAAAATGTGGTCTTTCAACTTCAGATGTTCTTGAAATAATTGGTCGCTGTAGCTCAACGGGGGGTCCCACCGGAAGATTTTGGGTGCTGGATCCTGTTGATGGCACATTGGGTTTTGTACGTGGAGATCAATATGCTGTAGCTCTAGCACTCATAGAGGATGGAGAAGTGAAGCTTGGTGTTCTTGGATGTCCTAATTACCCAATGAGGAAGGAATGGTTAAGTTATCATCACCGCTATCATAGGATTATATCCAAGTTGACTCCTCCAACTGCTGAAACTTGGAACAAAGGTTGTGTACTATATGCTAAAAGGGGTAGTGGGAAGGCTTGGATGCAACCGCTGCTCCATGTCAATAAGATGTTTGTGTGGCCAAACCATGCAAAACAAGTTTCTGTCTCTCCTATTGACAATCCTGCACTTGCCACCTTCTGTGAACCAGTTGAGAAGGCCAATTCAAGCCATTCTTTTACTGCAGGGCTGGCTCACACTATTGGTCTCAG GAAACAACCGTTGAGGGTATACAGCATGGTAAAGTATGCAGCAATAGCTCGTGGGGATGCTGAGGTTTTCATGAAGTTTGCAAGGGCTGGTTACAAGGAGAAAATATGGGATCATGCTGCAGGTGTTATCATCATACAAGAAGCTGGTGGAATGGTAACAGATGCAGGAGGACTTCCCCTAGACTTCTCAAAAGGCATATATTTAGAAGGCCTTGATCGTGGCATAGTTGCTTGTTCTGGAGCCACACTCCATGCAAAGATCATCGATGCAGTTGATGCTAGCTGGGGCTCCTCTGGCCTCTGA
- the LOC114188272 gene encoding lysine histidine transporter-like 8, with product MEERPETELISIPATPRVSTPEILTPSGQRSPRAASKEGKSWTPTSFISPRFLSPIGTPMKRVLVNMKGYLEEVGHLTKLNPQDAWLPITESRNGNAHYAAFHNLNAGVGFQALVLPVAFAYLGWSWGILSLTIAYCWQLYTLWILVQLHEAVPGKRYNRYVELAQAAFGERLGVWLALFPTVYLSAGTATALILIGGETMKLFFQIVCGPTCTSNPLTTVEWYLVFTSLSIVLSQLPNLNSIAGLSLIGAVTAITYSTMVWILSVSQQRPPSISYEPLSLSQPSASVFLAMNALGIIAFSFRGHNLALEIQSTMPSTFKHPARVPMWKGAKVAYFFIAMCLFPIAIGGFWAYGNQMPPGGILTALYAFHSHDISRGILALTFLLVVFNCLSSFQIYSMPAFDSFEAGYTSRTNRPCSIWVRSGFRVFFGFVSFFIGVALPFLSSLAGLLGGLTLPVTFAYPCFMWVLIKQPPKYSFNWYFNWILGWLGVGFSLAFSIGGIWSMVNDGLKLKFFKPN from the exons ATGGAGGAGAGACCAGAAACAGAACTGATATCTATACCGGCGACACCGAGGGTTTCAACGCCGGAGATACTGACACCGTCGGGGCAGAGGTCACCGAGAGCGGCATCAAAGGAAGGAAAATCATGGACCCCAACCTCGTTCATATCACCGAGGTTTCTGAGTCCAATAGGTACACCAATGAAGAGAGTGCTGGTAAACATGAAGGGTTACTTGGAGGAGGTGGGACACCTTACCAAGCTCAATCCTCAAGATGCTTGGCTTCCAATCACAGAGTCTCGCAATGGAAATGCTCACTATGCAGCATTCCACAACCTCAATGCTGGTGTTGGCTTCCAGGCCCTCGTTTTGCCCGTTGCTTTTGCTTATCTTGGCTG GAGTTGGGGAATTCTTTCCTTAACCATAGCCTATTGTTGGCAACTTTACACGTTATGGATTTTGGTTCAGCTTCACGAAGCAGTTCCAGGTAAAAGATACAACAGATATGTGGAGCTAGCACAAGCAGCATTTG GGGAAAGACTAGGAGTGTGGCTTGCGCTGTTCCCTACTGTTTATTTGTCAGCAGGAACTGCAACAGCATTGATTCTTATCGGAGGGGAGACCATGAAACTGTTCTTCCAAATAGTTTGCGGACCCACTTGTACCTCGAATCCTTTAACCACGGTGGAGTGGTACTTGGTTTTCACTTCTCTATCTATTGTGCTGTCTCAGCTTCCAAACCTGAATTCAATTGCAGGACTTTCACTCATAGGGGCTGTGACAGCTATAACTTACTCCACCATGGTGTGGATCCTCTCTGTAAGCCAACAAAGACCCCCTTCAATCTCCTACGAACCCCTGTCACTGTCACAACCTTCTGCTTCTGTATTTCTTGCCATGAATGCACTTGGAATTATAGCGTTTTCTTTCAGAGGTCACAATCTGGCCCTGGAAATTCAGTCCACAATGCCTTCAACTTTTAAGCACCCGGCTCGTGTGCCAATGTGGAAAGGAGCCAAGGTTGCTTATTTCTTCATTGCAATGTGCCTCTTCCCAATTGCTATTGGTGGGTTTTGGGCCTACGGAAACCAAATGCCTCCTGGAGGGATTCTCACTGCTTTGTATGCATTTCACAGCCATGACATCTCACGAGGAATCCTTGCATTAACTTTCCTTCTTGTTGTGTTTAACTGCTTGAGCAGTTTCCAGATATACTCGATGCCTGCTTTTGATAGTTTTGAAGCTGGTTACACGAGTAGGACAAACCGTCCCTGCTCCATATGGGTGAGATCAGGTTTTAGAGTGTTCTTCGGATTTGTCTCCTTCTTCATAGGAGTGGCGCTTCCCTTCCTCTCGAGTCTTGCTGGTTTGTTAGGAGGACTCACTCTCCCAGTCACTTTTGCGTATCCTTGCTTCATGTGGGTTCTCATAAAACAGCCTCCAAAATATAGCTTCAATTGGTACTTCAACTGGATTCTTGGCTGGCTAGGGGTTGGTTTTAGCTTGGCGTTTTCCATTGGAGGTATTTGGAGCATGGTCAACGATGGGCTCAAGCTCAAATTCTTTAAACCCAATTGA